The Glycine soja cultivar W05 chromosome 19, ASM419377v2, whole genome shotgun sequence genomic sequence TCAATCTCATTCACTTTAAAGAGtgaactttatatatatatatataaacaaagaaCCTAAGGGTTAGTTGAACCCATCATTTGACTCATTGGATTTGTGGATTGAATTTCTCAATCCAATCTAATTCATTTGGACATGTTATATAGGATGACTTGTTGGGTCAAATTTGTTTTGACATCTCTAAACATAGGGTTAGGTTAACCtaaatttttaaacatattatataatttttaacattatatatagttaaattataaaattatggaagtataaaattaaaattaagatataaCTTACATTATAtacttcaaaataataatatgaatataaaatatattatgatgTTACATTGAATGTTATTGATTATATCAAGAAATCTTATTGTTAATgcataattatcaaaataaattataaccttttaaaaaaatatgaggcATCAAGTTAGGTTGTGATAACTCGAAGTAAATTAAACTTACTCTTGTCTTAAAAATTATGTTGGTTTATTCTCCAAAACCTAAAGtcgttaaaattaatttgtcaaaTCGAGTTAGTGAAATGGCACAAGTTTTGAATACCGTTGCCTAAACCTTCGACAATTTTTTGAATCGGCTGAGTATGTATTATCGCTTGGAAGACAATTTAGACAATGTCCTcttacaatttaattttctttttgtttgatttacaaTTTTCAAGATGTAGTTGAATTATTGATTACTCATATGTATTAGTCCCGAATGAACTAAATTCAGATTTCTTTAGCATTTGGTCTTGAATTTGATCTCAAGATTCACGTATATAAAGCAGGACCGTTGAGATTTGAGAAGAGTCTCCATATTATAGCGTGTGACTATAttctaagaaagaaaaaatattgtagTTGGGTTGTCTGTGAATCTAGATTAACTCGCAAAATCATGTCTATTACTTcccatttataaaaaataatttaaacaaattgtAATTCATCAGTGAAGGTAATTTTTATCACTTATTTCATGcgcatcaacaaaaaaattataccctttgtatcattttctaaattctatatagaaaaaaaattaaggaatgaaaataattattatgttatgATCAAGTTGGTGTTCTTTTATTGGTAGTAACTAGTAATTTAGTAAACAAGGTTTTCAATATGTACCGATTTCAATTTTTGAGTTGGCAGCCAGCCAGCAGCCATCTCTTGTACTACTAGCAAAAGTCGAAAGAAAAGCCAATGGTGTACCCAACGTGCTGCGATTGGATGTTTGTTTCAAACCAGAAAAGCCGAGGAGAAAGTTAGCACCTGCTATTTCTCAAAGGTTAAAGTTTTTGGAATTTTATTGATCAATTAACGATGGCAACGTAAATTACACTCATTGTAAACAACTGACAATGAATTTAATACTAGTTACTTGGAATGTAAACGCGAATATAGTCAATAGCATGCAAGAAGAAGATATTGAAATCTAATCCTCTGGTaatattaagaaattttttaaaaactatcgGTATTCAGGGGGGCAGTTACAAGCTTATTTAGATTAACGTTTCTGACGAAGATATTGAAATCTCATCACCCATTTTACCTTTGTCATTGATGACGATGATATTGCCTTCATCATTATTATAATTCATACTTTTACTAGGTTGGTTTATCGGTGTCAAAATGATAAACTAAACATATATTCGAAACGAAAATGATTCCAAATAAAAGGGTAAATAAGTATCTCTAAACGTGTAAATAAGTGATAATTGGTTTATGAaagaatgaataaaattttttatttaatctttagATGTATAAGAAATACAACAATTTCATTCTACTAATAAATTTGTGAAATTAttgtattattaaattataatatttaaagataaatttgtcatgaaattgtattttttgGGTACCAAGTAAAGTGAGTCTATTCCACACCCTCAAATtactagaaaataagaaaatgagtaTAGAATGAAACTgatttcatctaacttattttaAACAACCCATACAACAACAAATGTTTTTACATTCTATTTCACTTCACTTCATCCACTATCCATCTATCCATCAACGATGAGTTCCTGACAAACGTGTACTAAGTTTCTCGAAAAAGAGTGGGGAGGTTCAAAGAAATGAAGTTGgcaattgtttttactttttataactGGGAGATGGGTGGTAAAGTCATGGAATGCAGTTGGCGATTGTTTACTTTGTACTACTGGAAGATGGGTGCTAACTAACTAAGTCATAGAATACAGTTAATGGTGATGTTAAAACTGTTAAGTGCACTAGATGCATTGGTAAATAAATGAAACTAAGATTTTTCTCAGCTATCattgtttcaaatttattaGTGGTTCAATCCTTTCTGCGATTTATACATTAACTTAGAAAACTCACATAACACAAGCCAATAGCAAAAGAGTCAACCTTATTGGTTTGAACAAGCCATCGGATTCTTGATCAAGTTTACCACATGCTGAGCCACCCATAACGAGCCAGCCTCAGTACAACAGAAACCATGGGTGTGGTTTTCTCTTTCAATAGATATGGCCATACCAGGAACCTGCTTTGAAATCTGTAACCAAAAGAAACCATTACTTCAGCCAAAATAATGAGGAAGAAAAGAACAAAGAGAAATTCCTGGGGAaacttaaagaaacaaaaacatcttGATTGTGGCTAACTagtatttcaaaatttcaatcaatctttattataaaaacatttaCCTAGCTCTTTTCCtgtaatttaatgttaaaaacgGTATAAAGAATTTGTGGTATTTCAAGTCCATTTAGGATAGCACACATACATAAGCTGCATGCTAAAACCAGCATTAGGAATTTATCACCACAAAAATTACTTGATTAATAGCCAACGCAGTCCACTTTCTGTGGGCAGCTGGCTGTTGGATTTTAGTTTCTTTCAGCTGTCCgtggttttcatttttcttttttaagctaCAGATAGTCCATTACTTTGAAATGCCAAAGAGAATGAGAGAATAAGAATGAGCTTCAGGTATATCTTAAAAGCCAAGGTATTGATAGGACACATcataatctattttattttgctcAGTTTATCACAATACCTGCTGTCTAAAACATAAATCATGAAAATGAAGTAAATTTATTATCAGAAAGAGGAAAAAAGGACCACTGACGGTTAAATTAACTATCATATCTTTATAATCAAGGCATTGTAAATTTTCTCCTAcggtttgattttgatatacttttgttttcttcttattaaactaaaactagagcaaatttaataaactttttGCTTTATTTAGAGTAGAAGGTCCCCAACATAAACTGGGGGATAGAGAAAGAGGAAGAAGGTATCAAGGTAATCACATATTGTAGTTCATGCTGAGATTCAAACACAAATCCAAACCTTCAGTTTAATGGCTTGGCCAAACTTAcaacaatatttaatttctttaaagtaaataattttcagctataaaaattataaaaaataaacaaagataaGGTTCTTCttggttgttttatttttaatttatagagaAAAATTGCTGCAAATTTTGATACAAAATCTTTCATTAATGATAAAAGGAGGGAATTCAACTTTGTTAATAAACTTCGAACATCTATTGCACCATTTTGGGGTCATAAATGATCATGTAGACTAGGATAGAATCTTAAGCATATAATTATCCTACAAATTCTCTCTGGTGGAGGCACACCCAGACATAGATGCTTGAGGTACAAATCTTACTTCATACCTTCAGATGATGCAAAAGCTTTCCAGATAATAATAacagtaattaaaataaataaaaagataccTCTTCAAGCAAATGAAGTGGTCCCCAGTGATCGTCAACACCAAATAAAAATGCCTTTTGAGCCTCCCTTTCTCTCATAAATGTCCAATCTGGTGCCTCTGAAAACTAGCAGGGGAAACACATGATTAACGTTGCAGTTCAACATTGTATGATATATCTTAGTATACAAGAAGGTTGATTAGAAACCCCATAGGCCCCCCATCCCTGTAATATAGCTAAAATCAAACATGAaatctacaaaaaaaattgaaagtgaaTCTCGTCCCTCTTGAGGACAGAGGACAGCTGAATGTACAGGTTAGGTATCAGCCAGACCAAGGAGCTATAAGTATTGAGAACCTACTTAGAAAATTCAGTGATGAAGTTAGAGCATATCACTGAATTTCAATATTGAGAAATTTTGGATATTTTACCTTTTGATACCCTGATGAAACATGCCCTCTATCCCAGTCAATTTACTTGttctttttaaaattctcaatttcaacttttttatCATGAGATTGTTTTATCCTTGTACTCTTTTCAGTGACATGTCATATACTGCCACGCCAATACAAGAAGTCCCATGTTGAAGTGGTAAAATCATTTTCCAGAGTACTGGGGGTaggggaattaaaaaaattgtatttaaaccCTCAAGATTGAGAGTGTGGACTTGTTTTCATTTCCTATTCTGTTTTTAAATTTCACAAATGAATCTATAATTTTTCACACTTTTCACACCTTTCAGCAACACATTAgataaatctataatttttcaCAGGAGATCCAAAAAGAATGAAATACTTTAAAGTTATTCTGATTCCTTAATTAACTGAATTTTTTGTAGTAGGAATCAAAGGGGTAGGGGAGGGCTTCCCACTATACAGCACACCAAGTATAACAAACCTATAAATGGATATCAAAATAAACCACTCATCAGCCTCTCTTACCCTAAAACCAGCAAATTTTCTGTTAAGATCAAAACAGTAAACATTACATTACCTTGTAATTGATTTGTTCTTGTAAAGAAAACATGCATCCATGTTCCAAGTTCTAGAAAACAAAACTGTGTGAGAGACATTCTAATGCCACCCagacaaatcaaacaaaacaaaatgcacATACCTTTCTTGAGTGAGAAACATGGCCAATAGCTGTTAGGCCACAGAGAAACATGACTAGTAAGCATAACTGATAATCAAATATCCATATTATAAGTAACTCGAAAGAAATAGCTGCCATTACTTACCTGTAACAGAAGCAGTTCCCTCCAGCAACTCATAGAGAAATTCCAAAAAGtctttgtagaataaaattacACCTGCAGCAACCAAAAGTACCAAAAGCCACAACTAAACAAATGTAACATGGAAACATAAGCACGCAAACACACAATCGAGGCCACACCTGGGTTTCCAGGAAAAAACAGAACATGAAGAGTGGGAGCATCAGATTGAATCTCCAAAACTTCAGAAGTGTAACTAAACAAAAATGACACATAAatgatgaaacaaaaaaaaaaaatactcatgttCGAAATAAATATGTATAGATTGCATTACATACCTTGAGACATTGCATGATCGAAAATTAGCACGCCTTCTGGGTTTGGCATGCAAATTACTGTCCACACCCATGTTCATATTCTAACACTTGGCACTAAACCTTATCCTGGAAGACCAAATATTACGAATGTAATTGtttataaaaatgtattaaattagGAAATCCTAATAAGTTTGAAGTGTTATCGATGGGAACTTAGGGAAAATGGAGCTTGCATATCTTAATGAAAATGTAGAAGAAATGTATATTGGGAAAATactcaagtcccacatcgactACCTGAATCTTTGGAGTGTAACTTATATACCTGTTTACTTAGGACCTCACCTCCTTCCGCTGCAACGTGGTTGACGCACAAGTCCAAGGGGGTGTATTTGTGGTTCACGCACCCTTGGAGTGCAGACTCGCTGCATTCATTAATTACAGAATATTCCTCAACACCTATCGAATTAGTTACACGTGTAATTGCATTCGTCCTTTAATAATTCGCCATCTTTGCTCTGGAAAGACAAGTAACATTtttctgattttattttctcttacaaagaatttgaataaaaatataataaatatgataacatttttataactatttatgaaaataaaaatatttctatacaCCAAACAAACTCTTTTTagttaacaatatataaaaaattactatttttttaaacaatatcattaaattttcttaatgatatttttatcataGTTAATCTCTGTGAGATGCCGCCATTTCCAACGGAGGATATCTTATTTTCATGTAActatgataaatatatatatatatatatatatatatcattaaattaGTCCTAAGATTTTAATTTATCGTCAAATTTACtctttaatattattcaattaattattttgcattaccatttatttttgtataatgacaaacataattatattttttttatgaactgaTTTGGAGATAAAAtagttgaaaaataataatagtgacattttagatatattaaaagactaatttagtaattaaaagtttcaaataattaatgtttccatttatgtaattgaaaaaaaatcaatttgaggGTTTACTCTTTTCATAGTGACTAtactataataatataatagacGGCGTAGCAGTTGGAGAGAATTGAATTTaagtttgtaatttgtaaatatgTTACAATAGTAGTTGTGTTACAAAAAAATTGTACTTGTGTTACAATAGTTGTATGAATCTAGGTTTCGATcaatccttctttcttcttttttttcagatGCAGACCAATCCTTCTTTCAATGCATAAGAACATACCTGAcctgctgattaaaaaaaaatgaacatactTAACCaaaaagtttgaaaatattgcaaaattaaaaacaaacaaataaaaagtagAGGCCGGggttaacaaaaattattatagcAAAATCTTGCCGCAATCTTTACTGGCAGCATAACCAAATACAGATCTCATGTAAAATACAGATATCCTATATTTAGACTCTTACTTCCCCTGAAAGTCTCTGGtttcttattcattttaaaacttGAAAGCCAAGACTAATTTATTGGCCATAAAGAATGGTCTAGTTGACCATATATATTCACGTTAAACCCTGTTTCATTGCTAACATTAGcataaataactaattttcaCCTATGCTAGGAACTTTCGTCCAAGAATTTTGAATCAATAACATAGACCATTAATTATCTGGCTGACATTTAATTTTGGACATTATGAAGGCTCACTACCTTCGTTGCAGTTActtggaaaaaagaaaacatatatcGTCCTTTTCCCTCACTTTCGCTAATGACATCGGCAATATTTCCGACCGATTCCACGctgtataaaaaaatcttcGATCAGACTTGCTTTCCACTTTGAAATAGTTTGATTATTATTTCGTGTAAGCGTCGCATTACGGAAACACAAGGATCGAGTCAAATGGATGAGTGCAATCCAAAGCCAATGTCAACTAAATTTTTACGTTATCCATATAATTAGATCACCTTGGTCAGATTggtaattcataattttattttttgcaagcTGGGTGGGTGCAAGACTTATACGTTATTACTAGAAAAACGCTATTAATAAAAGCTTAATTAGTAAATTATATTTGGTTTTAAATGCGACTTCAATAAATTTCAGTCATTTGTTTTGCgctattatattttgtttttaaatttaagtattaatTTCTTTGCTTTCACCCAATTAAATATCTCttgtaatgaaaaataaatgtacgtatatatatatatatatatatatatatatatatatatatatatatatatatatcaatcgatattttatatatataaaaaaaagaataatgattTAATACAGTATCTTAGTAAACATATACTGTTGAGGCTGAatgagtaaaaaatataaacattaattATGGTCTTGTTAAGGACATTGACTAGGTTAGTTTTCTTTTGTAACTATcagattttctaattttattccatccttaatttataatattagtcTCTTTCTGTGACGATCAGGTTTCTTCTTTAACATTGccatgtttttatatataaaaaaaaaaagtatgaggAAAAGAATCCCTTTTTATTAACAAGTTTTATTGTGGGACATTGACaagttttcttatattttttttaaaatagcatTGATATACGGTCAACGTGTTAatgcaaaataattttacatgttTGATATAGAGAAATGCAGGAAGGAGAGGAGAGAAAAAGGAGAAATAAAGGGGAGATACGAAATCTTACTTATTTGGTACCATCttgaaaataaagagagaaagaagatttAAAGtgtcatgttattttattttgtggctTAACTTGCtagatttttaataataacatgattccctcctactataattgattatgttttctccacaataattattattagcCATTTCTGATAGCgaagacaattaattttgaagtttgatgattgatagtattaaaaaaatcattttttattatttttttttcatttttcttacttatctctttcctattttttttctttaaatcaaACATTCCTAAAATTCACTTTGCACCCACTCTATTTCTAAAATACTTTACGAAATTGAAATAAATGCATCAAATTTAAAAGCATTTTTAAATAACGTTGTTAGTTGGCTAAATTGACCAAACAAGCTGGGCATCGTATTTGCTTACGTCGCATATTTATATACATCCATGAgtattattttgtataaaactCAAATTTACAGACAGAGACGATTATTGttgattaatcttaattgatttatttaaaaacataaattttattatttatcacttGTATAATTATCCATTATATGATATAAGCAATGACTTTTCACCTATCGAGTTCGACGAATAAGGTGAAAGAACCCCCTccccttctttatttttttttctttttcttttaatagacTGGGACTGAAGAGAAATAACAATTATACTCACACACGAGTGAATGATTAATTTAGTTCctgtattatatattattttagtctttggaattaaaaaaaaatactcaaataacttgttaaaattaacattttttttctcattttaatcACTAGTCCAAACATTtaagtgataataataataaaaaatttagagactTGAATAAAATGGGACTAAAATGAGAAAATGTGGTTAATTTTAgggacttaaataaaattttaagaaattttaaaatttatttaagtttatttttagttttaaagactaaaatgaaaGTGAGATATAAATTTAGAGACTGAATTGGTTATTTACTCTCTGAATTAGTTTTATCTACATCtttcagtattttttttctctgtactGATGTATCCAGGCTAAATTTACGTGTACATTCAACATTTTTCTATGAGAAATTCCGTCGTCATATCCAGTAATTTATTCGGGAGGAGGCCAGAAAAAGAAGGGAATAATAAAATAGAGATAAACTGTTAAGGATCCCTAacctctaataaaaaaaattactaggaTAAATGACATAAATTGGTAGGACACCCTGAACACCTTTTCTCTTGAACTAGAACTAAATGTTTGTGTTCTGTTGACAAATGTCAAGAGAAGGGTCTGCTGTTTGTCTCTCTGACCACTACACAGCTCAAGCAATATTTGGTAAACTTTCAATGTCCGCCTACCTATGGAGacaaattattgtttttgacaaacgagtttttatttatttatttttttgcataaaatagagtattttccataaaaaaaactatataataattttatcaacctatttgtttcattaatagagTATTAGCCCAtagatcttttattttatagttataaTGATCAAAATCTTAACAGAAGTGACCGAAAATCTTCTGAATTCATAAATGAACATATGTAATGaaagtaataaattaatcataaatgaaAACCTTTTCCTCGCTTGTGCTGGAAGTGTACACATGCccctatcatatatatatatatatatatatatatatatatatatatatatatatatatattcatgagAAATTCGGAGGAACTTAACTCCTTCAACTGGTCAAATCACTAATTGAACTCTGATATCCTTCAACTGGTCAAATCACTAATTGAACTCtgatatttatcatattttttcctcattttaattattaacccGGAATAGGCTAAACCATCGATGAAAATTAATTTGGATCATGTAATAACTCAGAATCTGTCCGCTTCGTTTGTTGCATCTCACTATTTCGAAGAGTCCTAATTGGCTAATTGCAACAACGGTGATACTGATAAGAACCAGTGAACGGTTTTGTTATTGAATGTATCATGTAGTTGGATCAACAACCATCATTCATGGTCATTACTCATTAGATTATCTACAACTAAACATTAACTATTCTATCtaattcctatttttctttaCTTCTGTCTCCGAAAAATATTATTCAGCTTTTTGGTACACTAATCATTTTAGTCTTGATTGACCTAATCAACTAAGGAAACAATGGTACACtagtaaatttgttgacttttatatgaaagttatattaaaacaatttttaattgcatgaaaattaaattgattttatgatgTATCCAGAATGACGTAAATGGCCTTAATCGGTGGTTGCCTTAACTGTCAAACGGTGAATCGTTTTACTTTCAGAAGAATCCTCGTGAGTGGCGTATGTGACAAGAAATCCCGTTTAATCATTCTTTCTCctctgattatttttatttttgaattaaatttctgCAATAGGTCGTTCCTTTCCTATATATACATTCGCAAGGCTTATTCACCTTTCAGTTTTTCATAGACAAAAAGGGTCATTCTTCTAGTCTTCTAGAGGATTAAACTAAACCCCATTTATTGACCAAACTTTTATAAGTCTCTAACTTGTTAATTTTCCTTTTGCGGTTACGAGTACCCCAATTCCCTGTTATCAACTTCGGGTGTCTCTGACTCTGTCAAACGTGGTACTCAGAACCCAGGCGCAGGTTTATTGGATTCCCGTAAAACGACAGGTAACTGCTGAGCGAATGTTTCCCgtgtttttctgttttcttaagGAGGGAGAAAGACATTGTGTCACGCAACTGCAACTGCCCTAAGTTCCAAACAAAGCTTTAACGGTTCagaattttttatgcttttgtttCAGAGTTTCCGCGGTGGTTGTTTGTTGATTCAGTAGGGATCGGAAATGTTGGGAGATTTCATCATTCGATGTCTTATGTAAGTGTaaaccttttcttcttcttcttccaatttATGATTCTTCTCTTCATGTTCGAGATTGTTGTGCTGTTCAACGTTCTTATATCATCTTGGATTTCAGACTGATTCTGGGGTACGCGTATCCTGGATTTGAATGCTACAAAACTGTGGAGAAAAACAGGGGTGACAATGGGGAACTTCGATTCTGGTGTCAATACTGGTACGAGAATCCACTTTTCTTTGGCAATAATTTAGTTCTGAAATGTTTTATTCGGCTTTTGATTGCTTGTatgtttgttataattttttcagtTATAAtgattgcattttaattttgaagattTGAGATGATGGAGAAGATATGAGCATAGATCTTACCaacaattaagaattaaaaaaaaaaataagtgctTGAGTTTTTGCCTAGGAAGGGATCTTCTTTAGGAATATACAAAGGGAGGTCATACCTTGAAAGGTGGAGCAAACAGAGAACCATGTGCaactttatgaacatgactaaTATTTTAAGCCCATTTACCAGTTGAATAGACAGTATGAGAATGATATATGTAATCATCCTATCAGAAGTTTAATGATGAGTGTCATTTTTCTTACAGAATGAGAATGATATATTGCTGCTGATTTATGTTGAGCTTGCAAAATTCATAGGAAAGTTGGGGGGAGAAATATTTTCGAGCGATACCTTGTCaaaatttatgttaaattattatatatcattGTTGGATTAAGCCGTAGTGCCTCTTATTCATGTATTTGTGTATCGTCAATTTGCAGGGTCATTGTAGCACTTTTCACAGTACTGGAGAATTTTACAGATGTAATTATTGGATGGTGGTGAGTGCCTGACTTGGCATTTTAACCGTttgaatattgattttttttttttttatttagatatgTATGGGTGTGtaaatgtgtaattgattttgattcgtGCAATAAATTGACGTGTAAGTGTAACGTTGATGTAGGTTTCCCTTATACGGAGAGTTGAAGCTTGCACTCTTTATCTACCTGTGGTATCCCAAAACTAAGGTAAGAATATAATAGCGACGAGGATGCCTCTTGGGCTCATTTTAACACT encodes the following:
- the LOC114399760 gene encoding uncharacterized protein LOC114399760 isoform X2 → MNMGVDSNLHAKPRRRANFRSCNVSSYTSEVLEIQSDAPTLHVLFFPGNPGVILFYKDFLEFLYELLEGTASVTAIGHVSHSRKFSEAPDWTFMREREAQKAFLFGVDDHWGPLHLLEEISKQVPGMAISIERENHTHGFCCTEAGSLWVAQHVVNLIKNPMACSNQ
- the LOC114399760 gene encoding uncharacterized protein LOC114399760 isoform X1, translating into MNMGVDSNLHAKPRRRANFRSCNVSSYTSEVLEIQSDAPTLHVLFFPGNPGVILFYKDFLEFLYELLEGTASVTAIGHVSHSRKNLEHGCMFSLQEQINYKFSEAPDWTFMREREAQKAFLFGVDDHWGPLHLLEEISKQVPGMAISIERENHTHGFCCTEAGSLWVAQHVVNLIKNPMACSNQ